From Corvus cornix cornix isolate S_Up_H32 chromosome 5, ASM73873v5, whole genome shotgun sequence, the proteins below share one genomic window:
- the GANC gene encoding neutral alpha-glucosidase C isoform X2: MQPDCFLQVLLQVEIYEIEGNIFRLKIDEASPLRARYKVPDVLIKEPTTQRLFISHKEAGILVLSSVNEDYKLQVTANPFQVELQSKGETVMSINSNGLLYFEHLQPPPSDRKPTAQNEEEASDSSKEKQEDLGLWQEKFGSFLDIKAHGPSSVGMDFSLHGYDHVYGIPQHTETLLLKNTSDGDAYRLYNLDIFGHKIHDKIGIYGSVPLLLAHKPNRTSGIFWLNSSETLVDISTKAVAEHTPSRSAAETAKQRAVPLTNVRWMSESGIIDVFLLMGPTAFDIFKQFAQLTGTQALPPLFSLGYHQCRWNYEDEQDVKAVDAGFDAHDIPYDVIWLDIEHTDGKRYFTWDKQKFQNPRKMQEHLRKKKRKLVVIVDPHIKVDPSYPLYAQAKDKGYFVKDRSGQDFEGICWPGSSCYLDFTNPEVRKWYADQFAFKTYKASTNILFVWNDMNEPSVFKGAELTMQKDAVHYNNWEHREVHNLYGFYQQMATAEGLIRRSSGKERPFVLTRSFFAGSQKYGAVWTGDNTAEWSYLKISIPMLLTINMAGISFCGADVGGFIGDPEPELLVRWYQAGAYQPFFRGHSNMESKRREPWLFGEKNTQIIRKAIRERYVLLPYLYTLFYRAHTAAEPVMRSLWIEFPEKMETFDVENEYMLGNALLVHPVTEKEAKTVTVLFPGSEEIWYDFRKFKRMEDAGTMKIPVTLENIPVFQRGGTVIPLKTTAGKSTEWMIDISYELHVALDTEAYAIGELYVDDGHSFQYLHKKQFLYRKFTFHKNILFSSCVDESGQYHTTCVVERVIVLGFGKQPTFVTASSKDGKKKEVVFTYDTKTSAMTLENLALSVDADWEICIS; this comes from the exons ATGCAACCAGATTGCTTTTTACAG GTTCTTCTACAAGTAGAAATTTATGAAATAGAAGGCAATATTTTCAGGCTTAAAATTGATGAGGCATCTCCTCTCAGAGCAAGATACAAAGTTCCTGATGTTCTTATAAAGGAACCTACCACCCAGAG ACTGTTCATATCCCACAAGGAGGCAGGTATTTTGGTACTATCAAGTGTTAATGAGGACTACAAACTTCAAGTCACAGCAAACCCCTTCCAGGTTGAGCTGCAGTCCAAGGGTGAGACTGTTATGAGCATAAATTCCAATGGGTTGTTGTATTTTGAGCACCTGCAACCACCTCCCAGTGATAG AAAACCTACAGCACAAAATGAGGAGGAAGCAAGTGATTCCTCTAAG GAAAAACAAGAGGATCTAGGTCTCTGGCAAGAGAAATTTGGCAGTTTCTTAGACATTAAAGCTCATG GTCCTAGTTCTGTAGGCATGGACTTCTCTTTACATGGATATGACCATGTTTATGGAATACCACAACACACAGAAACACTTCTCCTCAAAAACACCAG TGATGGCGATGCCTACCGGCTTTATAATTTGGATATTTTCGGCCACAAGATACATGACAAAATAGGCATTTATGGTTCAGTGCCCCTTCTCTTAGCACACAAGCCTAACAGAACTTCAGGGATCTTCTGGCTGAACTCTTCAGAAACACTGGTGGATATTAGTACAAAGGCAGTAGCTGAG CACACTCCATCCAGATCTGCTGCAGAGACTGCTAAGCAGAGAGCAGTGCCTCTAACCAATGTACGCTGGATGTCAGAAAGTGGGATCATTGATGTTTTCCTACTGATGGGACCCACTGCATTTGATATCTTCAAGCAGTTTGCACAACTGACAG GCACTCAAGCCTTGCCCCCACTTTTTTCTCTGGGCTACCATCAGTGCAGGTGGAATTACGAGGATGAGCAAGATGTCAAGGCAGTGGATGCTGGCTTTGATGCACATGACATTCCTTATGATGTCATATGGCTGGATATAGAGCACACGGATGGCAAGAGGTATTTTACTTGGGATAAACAGAAATTCCAGAACCCCAGAAAGATGCAAGAAcatctcaggaagaaaaaacgCAAG CTTGTGGTCATCGTAGATCCTCATATTAAGGTTGATCCCTCATATCCCCTGTATGCACAGGCAAAAGACAAGGGCTATTTTGTGAAAGACAGAAGTGGACAAGATTTTGAGGGCATCTGTTGGCCAG GTTCCTCTTGTTACCTGGATTTCACAAATCCTGAAGTGCGAAAATGGTATGCAGATCAATTTGCATTCAAAACATACAAg GCATCCACTAATATCCTCTTTGTATGGAATGATATGAATGAGCCTTCAGTCTTCAAGGGGGCAGAACTAACAATGCAGAAAGATGCTGTGCACTACAACAACTGGGAGCATCGGGAAGTACACAACCTCTACGGATTCTATCAG CAAATGGCAACTGCTGAAGGACTCATCAGACGTTCTTCAGGAAAAGAGAGACCATTTGTCCTCACACGATCTTTCTTTGCTGGATCACAGAAGTATG GGGCAGTATGGACTGGAGACAACACAGCAGAGTGGAGTTACTTGAAAATATCTATTCCAATGCTTCTTACCATCAACATGGCAGGGATTTCATTCTGTGGAG CTGATGTGGGAGGGTTTATTGGAGATCCAGAACCAGAATTACTTGTTCGCTGGTATCAGGCTGGAGCCTACCAGCCCTTCTTCAGAGGTCATTCTAACATGGAGAGCAAACGGCGCGAACCGTGGCTCTTTGGGGAGAAGAACACCCAGATCATCAGGAAAGCCATTAGAGAGCGCTACGTCCTCCTGCCCTACTTATACACTCTGTTCTATCGGGCACACACGGCGGCTGAACCCGTCATGAG ATCTCTCTGGATAGAGTTTccagagaaaatggaaactttTGATGTGGAAAATGAGTACATGCTGG gaaaTGCCTTGTTGGTGCATCCAGTCACAGAAAAAGAGGCCAAGACAGTGACAGTTCTGTTTCCAGGGTCAGAGGAG ATTTGGTatgatttcagaaaatttaagCGAATGGAAGATGCAGGCACAATGAAGATCCCAGTAACACTGGAGAAt ATTCCGGTATTCCAGCGGGGGGGCACTGTGATACCCCTGAAGACCACAGCTGGAAAATCCACTGAATGGATGATAGATATTTCTTATGAGCTCCACGTGGCCTTAGACACAGAG GCCTATGCCATAGGTGAGCTCTACGTAGATGATGGGCATTCATTTCAATATCTCCACAAGAAGCAGTTCCTGTATCGGAAATTCACTTTCCACAAGAacattctcttttccag ctgtgtagATGAAAGCGGACAATACCACACCACATGTGTAGTTGAACGGGTGATAGTTCTGGGATTTGGAAAGCAACCCACTTTTGTGACAGCCAGTTCCAAGG atgggaaaaaaaaggaagtggttTTCACATACGATACAAAGACCTCTGCGATGACACTGGAAAACTTAGCCCTGAGTGTTGATGCTGACTGGGAGATCTGTATCAGCTGA
- the GANC gene encoding neutral alpha-glucosidase C isoform X3, whose amino-acid sequence MEAGTPGGVSVQDEAVDKSNFKKCNQIAFYRRQKFLHPGKSLYRVLLDSVTLSDENVKFQIIHEENKVLLQVEIYEIEGNIFRLKIDEASPLRARYKVPDVLIKEPTTQRLFISHKEAGILVLSSVNEDYKLQVTANPFQVELQSKGETVMSINSNGLLYFEHLQPPPSDRKPTAQNEEEASDSSKEKQEDLGLWQEKFGSFLDIKAHGPSSVGMDFSLHGYDHVYGIPQHTETLLLKNTSDGDAYRLYNLDIFGHKIHDKIGIYGSVPLLLAHKPNRTSGIFWLNSSETLVDISTKAVAEHTPSRSAAETAKQRAVPLTNVRWMSESGIIDVFLLMGPTAFDIFKQFAQLTGTQALPPLFSLGYHQCRWNYEDEQDVKAVDAGFDAHDIPYDVIWLDIEHTDGKRYFTWDKQKFQNPRKMQEHLRKKKRKLVVIVDPHIKVDPSYPLYAQAKDKGYFVKDRSGQDFEGICWPGSSCYLDFTNPEVRKWYADQFAFKTYKASTNILFVWNDMNEPSVFKGAELTMQKDAVHYNNWEHREVHNLYGFYQQMATAEGLIRRSSGKERPFVLTRSFFAGSQKYA is encoded by the exons ATGGAAGCGGGGACGCCGGGGGGAGTCAG TGTCCAAGATGAGGCTGTGGACAAAAGCAACTTTAAGAAATGCAACCAGATTGCTTTTTACAG GCGTCAGAAATTTTTACATCCTGGAAAATCCTTGTATCGAGTATTGTTGGATTCAGTCACATTAAGTGATGAAAATGTCAAATTCCAAATTATTCATGAGGAGAATAAG GTTCTTCTACAAGTAGAAATTTATGAAATAGAAGGCAATATTTTCAGGCTTAAAATTGATGAGGCATCTCCTCTCAGAGCAAGATACAAAGTTCCTGATGTTCTTATAAAGGAACCTACCACCCAGAG ACTGTTCATATCCCACAAGGAGGCAGGTATTTTGGTACTATCAAGTGTTAATGAGGACTACAAACTTCAAGTCACAGCAAACCCCTTCCAGGTTGAGCTGCAGTCCAAGGGTGAGACTGTTATGAGCATAAATTCCAATGGGTTGTTGTATTTTGAGCACCTGCAACCACCTCCCAGTGATAG AAAACCTACAGCACAAAATGAGGAGGAAGCAAGTGATTCCTCTAAG GAAAAACAAGAGGATCTAGGTCTCTGGCAAGAGAAATTTGGCAGTTTCTTAGACATTAAAGCTCATG GTCCTAGTTCTGTAGGCATGGACTTCTCTTTACATGGATATGACCATGTTTATGGAATACCACAACACACAGAAACACTTCTCCTCAAAAACACCAG TGATGGCGATGCCTACCGGCTTTATAATTTGGATATTTTCGGCCACAAGATACATGACAAAATAGGCATTTATGGTTCAGTGCCCCTTCTCTTAGCACACAAGCCTAACAGAACTTCAGGGATCTTCTGGCTGAACTCTTCAGAAACACTGGTGGATATTAGTACAAAGGCAGTAGCTGAG CACACTCCATCCAGATCTGCTGCAGAGACTGCTAAGCAGAGAGCAGTGCCTCTAACCAATGTACGCTGGATGTCAGAAAGTGGGATCATTGATGTTTTCCTACTGATGGGACCCACTGCATTTGATATCTTCAAGCAGTTTGCACAACTGACAG GCACTCAAGCCTTGCCCCCACTTTTTTCTCTGGGCTACCATCAGTGCAGGTGGAATTACGAGGATGAGCAAGATGTCAAGGCAGTGGATGCTGGCTTTGATGCACATGACATTCCTTATGATGTCATATGGCTGGATATAGAGCACACGGATGGCAAGAGGTATTTTACTTGGGATAAACAGAAATTCCAGAACCCCAGAAAGATGCAAGAAcatctcaggaagaaaaaacgCAAG CTTGTGGTCATCGTAGATCCTCATATTAAGGTTGATCCCTCATATCCCCTGTATGCACAGGCAAAAGACAAGGGCTATTTTGTGAAAGACAGAAGTGGACAAGATTTTGAGGGCATCTGTTGGCCAG GTTCCTCTTGTTACCTGGATTTCACAAATCCTGAAGTGCGAAAATGGTATGCAGATCAATTTGCATTCAAAACATACAAg GCATCCACTAATATCCTCTTTGTATGGAATGATATGAATGAGCCTTCAGTCTTCAAGGGGGCAGAACTAACAATGCAGAAAGATGCTGTGCACTACAACAACTGGGAGCATCGGGAAGTACACAACCTCTACGGATTCTATCAG CAAATGGCAACTGCTGAAGGACTCATCAGACGTTCTTCAGGAAAAGAGAGACCATTTGTCCTCACACGATCTTTCTTTGCTGGATCACAGAAGTATG CATAA
- the GANC gene encoding neutral alpha-glucosidase C isoform X1, with translation MEAGTPGGVSVQDEAVDKSNFKKCNQIAFYRRQKFLHPGKSLYRVLLDSVTLSDENVKFQIIHEENKVLLQVEIYEIEGNIFRLKIDEASPLRARYKVPDVLIKEPTTQRLFISHKEAGILVLSSVNEDYKLQVTANPFQVELQSKGETVMSINSNGLLYFEHLQPPPSDRKPTAQNEEEASDSSKEKQEDLGLWQEKFGSFLDIKAHGPSSVGMDFSLHGYDHVYGIPQHTETLLLKNTSDGDAYRLYNLDIFGHKIHDKIGIYGSVPLLLAHKPNRTSGIFWLNSSETLVDISTKAVAEHTPSRSAAETAKQRAVPLTNVRWMSESGIIDVFLLMGPTAFDIFKQFAQLTGTQALPPLFSLGYHQCRWNYEDEQDVKAVDAGFDAHDIPYDVIWLDIEHTDGKRYFTWDKQKFQNPRKMQEHLRKKKRKLVVIVDPHIKVDPSYPLYAQAKDKGYFVKDRSGQDFEGICWPGSSCYLDFTNPEVRKWYADQFAFKTYKASTNILFVWNDMNEPSVFKGAELTMQKDAVHYNNWEHREVHNLYGFYQQMATAEGLIRRSSGKERPFVLTRSFFAGSQKYGAVWTGDNTAEWSYLKISIPMLLTINMAGISFCGADVGGFIGDPEPELLVRWYQAGAYQPFFRGHSNMESKRREPWLFGEKNTQIIRKAIRERYVLLPYLYTLFYRAHTAAEPVMRSLWIEFPEKMETFDVENEYMLGNALLVHPVTEKEAKTVTVLFPGSEEIWYDFRKFKRMEDAGTMKIPVTLENIPVFQRGGTVIPLKTTAGKSTEWMIDISYELHVALDTEAYAIGELYVDDGHSFQYLHKKQFLYRKFTFHKNILFSSCVDESGQYHTTCVVERVIVLGFGKQPTFVTASSKDGKKKEVVFTYDTKTSAMTLENLALSVDADWEICIS, from the exons ATGGAAGCGGGGACGCCGGGGGGAGTCAG TGTCCAAGATGAGGCTGTGGACAAAAGCAACTTTAAGAAATGCAACCAGATTGCTTTTTACAG GCGTCAGAAATTTTTACATCCTGGAAAATCCTTGTATCGAGTATTGTTGGATTCAGTCACATTAAGTGATGAAAATGTCAAATTCCAAATTATTCATGAGGAGAATAAG GTTCTTCTACAAGTAGAAATTTATGAAATAGAAGGCAATATTTTCAGGCTTAAAATTGATGAGGCATCTCCTCTCAGAGCAAGATACAAAGTTCCTGATGTTCTTATAAAGGAACCTACCACCCAGAG ACTGTTCATATCCCACAAGGAGGCAGGTATTTTGGTACTATCAAGTGTTAATGAGGACTACAAACTTCAAGTCACAGCAAACCCCTTCCAGGTTGAGCTGCAGTCCAAGGGTGAGACTGTTATGAGCATAAATTCCAATGGGTTGTTGTATTTTGAGCACCTGCAACCACCTCCCAGTGATAG AAAACCTACAGCACAAAATGAGGAGGAAGCAAGTGATTCCTCTAAG GAAAAACAAGAGGATCTAGGTCTCTGGCAAGAGAAATTTGGCAGTTTCTTAGACATTAAAGCTCATG GTCCTAGTTCTGTAGGCATGGACTTCTCTTTACATGGATATGACCATGTTTATGGAATACCACAACACACAGAAACACTTCTCCTCAAAAACACCAG TGATGGCGATGCCTACCGGCTTTATAATTTGGATATTTTCGGCCACAAGATACATGACAAAATAGGCATTTATGGTTCAGTGCCCCTTCTCTTAGCACACAAGCCTAACAGAACTTCAGGGATCTTCTGGCTGAACTCTTCAGAAACACTGGTGGATATTAGTACAAAGGCAGTAGCTGAG CACACTCCATCCAGATCTGCTGCAGAGACTGCTAAGCAGAGAGCAGTGCCTCTAACCAATGTACGCTGGATGTCAGAAAGTGGGATCATTGATGTTTTCCTACTGATGGGACCCACTGCATTTGATATCTTCAAGCAGTTTGCACAACTGACAG GCACTCAAGCCTTGCCCCCACTTTTTTCTCTGGGCTACCATCAGTGCAGGTGGAATTACGAGGATGAGCAAGATGTCAAGGCAGTGGATGCTGGCTTTGATGCACATGACATTCCTTATGATGTCATATGGCTGGATATAGAGCACACGGATGGCAAGAGGTATTTTACTTGGGATAAACAGAAATTCCAGAACCCCAGAAAGATGCAAGAAcatctcaggaagaaaaaacgCAAG CTTGTGGTCATCGTAGATCCTCATATTAAGGTTGATCCCTCATATCCCCTGTATGCACAGGCAAAAGACAAGGGCTATTTTGTGAAAGACAGAAGTGGACAAGATTTTGAGGGCATCTGTTGGCCAG GTTCCTCTTGTTACCTGGATTTCACAAATCCTGAAGTGCGAAAATGGTATGCAGATCAATTTGCATTCAAAACATACAAg GCATCCACTAATATCCTCTTTGTATGGAATGATATGAATGAGCCTTCAGTCTTCAAGGGGGCAGAACTAACAATGCAGAAAGATGCTGTGCACTACAACAACTGGGAGCATCGGGAAGTACACAACCTCTACGGATTCTATCAG CAAATGGCAACTGCTGAAGGACTCATCAGACGTTCTTCAGGAAAAGAGAGACCATTTGTCCTCACACGATCTTTCTTTGCTGGATCACAGAAGTATG GGGCAGTATGGACTGGAGACAACACAGCAGAGTGGAGTTACTTGAAAATATCTATTCCAATGCTTCTTACCATCAACATGGCAGGGATTTCATTCTGTGGAG CTGATGTGGGAGGGTTTATTGGAGATCCAGAACCAGAATTACTTGTTCGCTGGTATCAGGCTGGAGCCTACCAGCCCTTCTTCAGAGGTCATTCTAACATGGAGAGCAAACGGCGCGAACCGTGGCTCTTTGGGGAGAAGAACACCCAGATCATCAGGAAAGCCATTAGAGAGCGCTACGTCCTCCTGCCCTACTTATACACTCTGTTCTATCGGGCACACACGGCGGCTGAACCCGTCATGAG ATCTCTCTGGATAGAGTTTccagagaaaatggaaactttTGATGTGGAAAATGAGTACATGCTGG gaaaTGCCTTGTTGGTGCATCCAGTCACAGAAAAAGAGGCCAAGACAGTGACAGTTCTGTTTCCAGGGTCAGAGGAG ATTTGGTatgatttcagaaaatttaagCGAATGGAAGATGCAGGCACAATGAAGATCCCAGTAACACTGGAGAAt ATTCCGGTATTCCAGCGGGGGGGCACTGTGATACCCCTGAAGACCACAGCTGGAAAATCCACTGAATGGATGATAGATATTTCTTATGAGCTCCACGTGGCCTTAGACACAGAG GCCTATGCCATAGGTGAGCTCTACGTAGATGATGGGCATTCATTTCAATATCTCCACAAGAAGCAGTTCCTGTATCGGAAATTCACTTTCCACAAGAacattctcttttccag ctgtgtagATGAAAGCGGACAATACCACACCACATGTGTAGTTGAACGGGTGATAGTTCTGGGATTTGGAAAGCAACCCACTTTTGTGACAGCCAGTTCCAAGG atgggaaaaaaaaggaagtggttTTCACATACGATACAAAGACCTCTGCGATGACACTGGAAAACTTAGCCCTGAGTGTTGATGCTGACTGGGAGATCTGTATCAGCTGA